One segment of Sphingobacteriales bacterium DNA contains the following:
- a CDS encoding DUF2279 domain-containing protein: protein MLISEYDAKLYAQYAAPFRNIAADTNQLLTKATATDTLPAAVKRKRLLALNSAAAVSYSGMMLALNEAWYSQYARSALHFYNDNGEWNQVDKIGHTWTAYSEALTLMHLYQWAGMSRRKAAFWGASLAWLFQGSIEVLDGFSEKWGASGGDIIANTSGSLLMWAQETAWQEQRFHLKFSSHRVNYSHFSGQVAERARDLYGNTAAELVLKDYNGQTYWLTFHPLRVAAPQTTLLPKWLNIAIGYGAENMLGGYANEWKDANGEIITRYDIPRLRQYYLSVDVDLSKIKTRSKWLRTFLYAANMIKIPAPALEINSQGKFTFHPLYF, encoded by the coding sequence TTGCTTATCTCGGAGTATGATGCAAAATTATACGCTCAATACGCCGCCCCTTTCCGAAATATCGCCGCCGATACCAACCAACTGCTTACAAAAGCCACTGCCACCGACACACTTCCGGCGGCTGTAAAACGCAAACGCCTCCTCGCCCTCAACAGTGCCGCCGCCGTATCGTATAGCGGTATGATGCTCGCCCTCAACGAAGCGTGGTACAGCCAATATGCCCGCAGTGCTTTACATTTTTACAACGACAACGGCGAGTGGAATCAAGTGGATAAAATAGGGCATACTTGGACAGCCTACTCCGAAGCACTTACACTGATGCACCTGTATCAATGGGCGGGAATGTCGCGGCGCAAAGCTGCTTTCTGGGGCGCATCGCTGGCTTGGTTGTTTCAGGGTAGCATTGAAGTATTAGATGGTTTTTCGGAAAAATGGGGCGCGTCCGGCGGAGATATTATAGCCAATACAAGCGGTTCATTGCTGATGTGGGCACAAGAAACGGCTTGGCAGGAGCAGCGATTTCATCTGAAGTTTTCATCGCATCGGGTAAACTATTCTCATTTTTCGGGGCAAGTGGCGGAGCGGGCACGCGATTTATACGGCAATACGGCGGCGGAGTTGGTGCTGAAAGATTACAACGGACAAACCTACTGGCTTACTTTTCACCCTTTGCGGGTGGCAGCACCACAAACTACGCTATTGCCCAAATGGTTGAATATAGCCATAGGCTACGGAGCAGAAAATATGCTGGGCGGCTACGCCAATGAATGGAAAGATGCCAACGGCGAAATAATAACACGCTACGATATTCCGCGATTGCGGCAGTATTATCTTTCGGTAGATGTGGATTTGAGCAAAATAAAAACACGCTCCAAATGGTTGCGAACTTTTTTATATGCCGCCAATATGATTAAAATTCCCGCACCTGCCTTAGAAATCAATTCGCAAGGAAAATTCACTTTTCACCCACTTTATTTCTGA
- a CDS encoding GNAT family N-acetyltransferase, giving the protein MLRPIALHEIPQLSRLAHDIWQAHYPAVIGQQQVDYMLATLYSEASLQHTFEAGEQLFYFVEENNTTEGFVAVSFPQPQECFINKLYVRHTQQRGGIGGRTLQSLENIFPQADIFRLQVNRQNYKAINFYFKNGFVIEQVADFDIGQGFFMNDFIMTKKKYQK; this is encoded by the coding sequence TTGCTCCGTCCCATCGCTCTGCACGAAATACCACAACTCAGCCGCCTTGCTCACGACATCTGGCAAGCGCATTATCCCGCCGTTATCGGACAGCAGCAGGTGGACTATATGCTGGCAACACTTTATTCCGAAGCCTCGCTGCAACACACTTTTGAAGCAGGCGAGCAGTTATTTTATTTTGTGGAAGAAAACAATACAACAGAAGGATTTGTGGCAGTGAGTTTTCCGCAGCCGCAGGAGTGTTTTATCAATAAGTTGTATGTACGTCATACACAACAACGCGGCGGCATCGGAGGGCGTACTTTGCAAAGTTTGGAAAATATATTTCCGCAAGCCGACATATTTCGTTTGCAGGTAAATCGCCAAAATTACAAAGCCATCAATTTTTATTTCAAAAACGGGTTTGTGATAGAGCAGGTCGCCGACTTTGATATCGGGCAGGGTTTTTTTATGAATGATTTTATCATGACGAAAAAGAAATATCAGAAATAA
- the frr gene encoding ribosome recycling factor yields MINVSEEVAKIKNKAQHDMDGAIHHLETALTAIRAGKASPSMVNQVMVDYYGNPTPLPQVANVSAGDARTILIKPWEKNMLHPIEKAIFASNIGLTPQNDGDLIRLNIPPLTEERRKELVKRVKNEGEHAKVAVRNVRKHANEVAKRLTKDGLAEDNEKKLETEIQKMTDDYIVKIDKLVDAKDKEILSV; encoded by the coding sequence ATGATTAACGTTTCAGAAGAAGTAGCCAAGATAAAAAATAAGGCACAGCACGATATGGATGGTGCTATTCATCATTTGGAAACTGCCCTCACTGCTATACGAGCCGGCAAAGCAAGCCCTTCTATGGTAAATCAGGTAATGGTGGATTACTATGGCAATCCCACACCGCTGCCGCAAGTGGCAAATGTGAGTGCTGGCGATGCCCGCACGATTCTCATCAAACCCTGGGAGAAAAACATGTTGCACCCGATTGAAAAAGCCATTTTTGCCTCCAATATAGGGCTTACGCCTCAAAATGACGGTGACTTGATACGCCTCAATATTCCGCCGCTCACCGAAGAACGCCGCAAAGAATTGGTAAAACGTGTGAAAAACGAAGGCGAACACGCCAAAGTTGCCGTGCGCAATGTGCGTAAACATGCCAACGAAGTAGCTAAACGCCTTACTAAAGATGGTTTAGCCGAGGATAATGAAAAGAAATTAGAAACCGAGATTCAAAAAATGACTGATGATTATATTGTTAAAATAGATAAATTGGTTGATGCCAAAGACAAAGAGATTTTGAGCGTTTAG
- a CDS encoding Fic family protein, whose product MTLSILYERIQRLQADILKEPPISEINQRRLEKKIRLEFNYNSNHLEGNTLTYGETELLLYRDKSGNTAHDMRELEEMKAHDLAYHLIQDWAKEKNRPLIENDIKSLHKTILVRSFWKNATTPTGEATRKLIQAGTYKETPNSVLLPNGEMFEYTSPLDTPLEMQRLISWYHEEEYKSELPPIVLAALLHYKFVRIHPFDDGNGRMARLLMNYVLLKHDLPPVIIKSAEKKQYLNALNQADTGNIEAFTEYIATQLLWSLELMLKATRSEDIEEADDLGKEIELLKRDLKEKEAIEFIKDKAQIKQHLIEIMVSLFGKADAELKTFDELFSEAFSKIYIDNDAVRNRGISFRDADYSKELQSSFVYPEGTRYISYIRTLKDFRYNRENIFSIDVQIIIFFDAYKYIIKYGKDEISLLNYESISEQQENEIVSSTVRSVLEQIEKMK is encoded by the coding sequence ATGACTTTATCTATCCTGTATGAACGTATTCAGCGGCTGCAAGCGGATATTTTGAAAGAGCCGCCCATCAGTGAAATAAACCAACGCAGATTAGAGAAAAAAATTCGTTTGGAGTTCAATTACAACAGTAATCATTTAGAGGGCAATACGCTCACTTACGGCGAAACCGAACTGTTGTTGTACCGCGATAAATCGGGCAACACTGCCCACGATATGCGCGAATTAGAAGAAATGAAAGCACACGACCTCGCTTATCATCTTATTCAGGATTGGGCAAAAGAAAAAAATCGTCCGCTTATTGAAAATGATATAAAAAGCCTGCATAAAACTATTTTAGTACGGTCTTTTTGGAAAAACGCCACCACGCCCACAGGCGAAGCTACACGAAAATTAATTCAGGCAGGCACTTATAAAGAAACTCCAAATTCTGTATTGTTGCCCAATGGTGAAATGTTTGAATATACAAGCCCCTTAGATACGCCATTGGAAATGCAGCGTTTGATAAGTTGGTATCACGAAGAAGAGTACAAATCCGAACTGCCACCGATAGTATTAGCTGCTTTGCTGCATTATAAATTTGTGCGTATTCACCCTTTTGACGATGGCAACGGGCGTATGGCTCGCTTGCTGATGAATTATGTATTACTCAAACACGATTTACCGCCCGTCATTATCAAATCCGCAGAAAAAAAACAATATTTAAACGCTCTCAACCAAGCCGACACCGGAAATATAGAGGCTTTTACGGAATATATTGCTACCCAACTGCTGTGGAGTTTGGAATTGATGCTCAAAGCCACACGCAGCGAAGATATAGAAGAAGCCGATGATTTGGGCAAAGAAATTGAATTGCTCAAAAGAGATTTAAAAGAAAAAGAGGCAATAGAATTTATTAAAGACAAAGCGCAAATAAAGCAGCACTTAATTGAAATAATGGTTTCTCTTTTTGGAAAAGCCGATGCTGAACTAAAAACTTTTGATGAGTTGTTTTCTGAGGCCTTTTCTAAAATTTATATAGATAATGATGCGGTTAGAAACAGAGGTATATCCTTTCGTGATGCTGATTATTCTAAGGAACTACAAAGTTCTTTTGTATATCCAGAAGGCACAAGATACATCAGCTATATCAGAACGTTAAAAGATTTTAGGTATAATAGAGAAAATATTTTTTCAATAGACGTACAAATCATAATATTTTTTGATGCGTATAAATACATAATTAAATACGGAAAAGATGAAATATCCTTGCTTAATTATGAAAGTATCTCCGAGCAACAAGAAAATGAAATAGTAAGCAGCACGGTGCGCTCTGTATTGGAGCAAATAGAAAAAATGAAATAA
- a CDS encoding leucine-rich repeat domain-containing protein, whose amino-acid sequence MRTIFIFLAICYTHFATAQIVNIPDPNFKNALLNYYPKIDTNSDGEIQVAEAEAVDTLYLYNKSISDLTGIEAFINLQGLNCNGNQLTGLELANLPNLQYLDCASNQLNNLELADLPNLQTLDCSRNQLTSLGLEVSNLPNLQTLDCSRNQLTSLGLEISNLPNLQSLYCSNNQLTSLEVADLSNLQNLGCGWNGLTSLDVSDLPNLKFLSCEVNQLTSLDVSDLVNLEYLSCSDNQLTSLDVSDLVNLEYLSCSDNQLSSLDVSGLVNLKHLGCPDNQLTSLDVADLPNLTALYCYENQLTSLDVAGLSNLKNLQCHSNQLTSLDVSNLPNLKYLWCSDNQLTSLDVSNLPNLKTLYCYENQLSSLLIKNGSNEGVLNFSNNPNLAYICCDVSQLASVKNKAIQNGLINCQVNTYCFFEPGGNYNTISGNIIFDNENNGCDENDAPLSYQIIQVEDDAEGGYTVSDNLGKYELYCNAGTYTLQPFLENPYFSVNAATFNFTEDDNISVTQNFCIAPNGTHHDLEITLLPLNPARPGFNANYQITYKNKGNQKESGSIHLQFDDSVLDFVSASPTLAQSDSLLTWSFADLQPFESRSINVTLNLNTPQETPPLNGGDEITFLAYINYPQTDETPEDNSSALRQTVVNSFDPNDKTCLQGSQIEVKNIDDYLHYVIRFQNTGSAEAIQVVVKDELADNLDISTFQMVAASHDYRLRLENRTLEVFFENINLPDSTTNEPESHGFVAFKIKAADSVVIGSNLKNTAEIYFDYNFPIVTNTTETAVIELSPLSVDYLYFRGKCTTAANVLEWATAAEYASDFFEVQRSADGRSWSVIGKVAAAGKAHSYTFSDAQPLSGLNYYRLRQQNRDGTDDFSQMLVLYDAHSEDFFVVFPNPASDFITLNSSETIESVEIYDAAGRLRLAQKGIDNQIDVRHLASGSYFVKAQIQGRNYIHHFTKH is encoded by the coding sequence ATGAGAACGATTTTTATTTTTTTGGCGATCTGCTACACACATTTTGCCACCGCCCAAATTGTGAATATCCCCGACCCAAATTTCAAAAACGCCCTTTTGAATTACTACCCGAAAATTGACACCAACAGCGATGGCGAAATACAGGTGGCAGAGGCGGAGGCGGTGGATACTTTGTATTTATACAATAAAAGTATTTCAGATTTAACAGGCATTGAGGCATTTATCAATTTGCAAGGTTTAAATTGCAATGGTAATCAATTAACGGGTTTAGAGTTAGCTAATTTGCCCAATTTGCAATATTTAGATTGTGCTTCTAATCAACTGAATAATTTAGAGTTAGCTGATTTACCCAATTTGCAAACTTTAGATTGTAGTAGAAATCAACTGACGAGTTTAGGTTTAGAGGTTTCTAATTTACCTAATTTGCAAACTTTAGATTGTAGTAGAAATCAACTTACGAGTTTAGGTTTAGAGATTTCTAATTTACCCAATTTGCAAAGTTTATATTGTTCTAATAATCAACTGACTAGTTTGGAAGTCGCTGATTTATCCAATTTGCAAAATTTAGGCTGTGGGTGGAATGGTTTGACGAGTTTAGATGTATCTGATTTACCCAATTTAAAATTTTTAAGTTGTGAGGTTAATCAACTGACGAGTTTAGATGTATCTGATTTAGTCAATTTGGAATATTTATCTTGTTCTGATAATCAACTGACGAGTTTAGATGTATCTGATTTAGTCAATTTGGAATATTTATCTTGTTCTGATAATCAACTGAGTAGTTTAGATGTATCTGGTTTAGTCAATTTGAAACATTTGGGTTGTCCTGATAATCAACTGACGAGTTTAGATGTAGCTGATTTACCCAATTTGACAGCTTTATATTGTTATGAAAATCAACTGACGAGTTTAGATGTAGCTGGTTTATCCAATTTGAAAAATTTGCAGTGTCATTCTAATCAACTGACGAGTTTAGATGTTTCTAATTTACCCAATTTGAAATATTTATGGTGTTCTGATAATCAACTAACGAGTTTAGATGTTTCTAATTTACCCAATTTGAAAACTTTATATTGTTATGAAAATCAACTGAGCAGCTTATTGATAAAAAATGGCAGTAATGAAGGTGTTTTAAATTTTTCTAATAACCCCAACCTTGCTTATATCTGTTGTGATGTAAGTCAGTTAGCAAGTGTAAAAAATAAAGCAATACAAAATGGCTTAATCAACTGCCAAGTAAATACCTATTGCTTTTTTGAGCCGGGCGGCAATTACAATACCATTTCGGGTAATATCATTTTTGATAATGAAAATAATGGTTGTGATGAAAATGATGCGCCTTTGAGCTATCAAATTATACAAGTTGAAGATGATGCGGAAGGCGGCTATACCGTTTCAGATAATTTGGGAAAATATGAGCTATATTGTAATGCGGGTACTTATACCTTACAGCCTTTCTTAGAAAATCCTTATTTTTCGGTAAATGCGGCTACTTTCAACTTTACAGAGGACGATAATATCTCTGTTACCCAAAATTTCTGCATCGCGCCCAATGGCACGCACCACGATTTGGAAATTACGCTCCTTCCGCTAAATCCCGCCCGCCCGGGCTTTAATGCCAACTACCAAATTACCTACAAAAACAAAGGCAACCAAAAAGAAAGCGGCAGTATTCACCTTCAATTTGACGACAGCGTATTGGATTTTGTGTCGGCTTCGCCCACACTTGCCCAAAGCGACAGCCTCCTCACTTGGAGTTTCGCCGATTTGCAACCTTTTGAGAGCCGCAGTATTAATGTTACACTCAACCTGAACACGCCACAAGAAACACCACCTCTGAATGGCGGCGATGAAATTACTTTTCTGGCATACATCAATTATCCGCAAACAGACGAAACGCCCGAAGACAATAGCTCCGCTTTGCGCCAAACTGTTGTTAATTCATTCGACCCCAACGACAAAACCTGCTTGCAAGGCTCGCAAATTGAGGTAAAAAATATAGATGATTATTTGCATTACGTCATTCGCTTTCAAAACACGGGCAGCGCGGAGGCAATACAGGTGGTGGTGAAAGATGAGTTGGCGGATAATTTGGATATTTCTACTTTCCAAATGGTAGCGGCGAGCCACGATTATCGTCTGCGCTTGGAAAACCGCACCTTGGAAGTGTTTTTTGAGAACATCAATCTGCCGGACAGCACTACCAACGAGCCGGAAAGTCACGGATTTGTGGCATTCAAAATCAAAGCCGCCGACAGTGTGGTGATAGGCAGCAACCTCAAAAATACCGCCGAAATTTATTTTGACTACAATTTCCCGATTGTAACGAATACCACCGAAACTGCCGTGATAGAACTATCACCTTTGTCGGTGGATTATCTGTATTTCAGAGGCAAATGTACAACTGCGGCAAATGTTTTGGAGTGGGCGACGGCGGCGGAGTATGCGAGTGATTTTTTTGAGGTACAGCGCAGCGCAGACGGTCGGAGTTGGTCGGTGATTGGTAAAGTGGCGGCGGCGGGCAAGGCACATAGCTACACTTTCAGCGATGCACAGCCTTTGTCGGGCTTGAATTATTATCGTTTGCGGCAGCAAAACAGAGATGGCACAGATGATTTTTCGCAGATGTTGGTATTGTACGATGCCCACAGCGAAGACTTTTTTGTAGTATTTCCCAATCCCGCCAGCGATTTTATCACGCTCAACAGCAGTGAAACAATAGAAAGCGTAGAGATTTACGATGCGGCGGGTCGCTTGCGATTGGCGCAAAAAGGCATTGATAATCAAATAGATGTGCGGCACTTGGCGAGCGGCAGCTATTTTGTAAAAGCGCAAATTCAAGGAAGAAACTATATTCATCACTTTACAAAACACTAA
- a CDS encoding leucine-rich repeat domain-containing protein, protein MNCSGNELTVLEVSDLVNLEYLDCGDNQLSSLDISNLVNLQTLDCSDNQLSSLEINNLTNLQYLHCSFNQLSSLEINNLTNLQYLFCYGNQLSKLDVSNLINLQYLICSFNQLTSLFIKNGINENGGNTNQGLYFSNNPNLAYICCDESQLEYVRNKATANGLNNCLINTYCSFELGGNYNTILGNVIFDDENNGCDENDVPLNYQIIQVEDDAEGGYTVCDNSGDYKFYCNAGTYTLQPFLENLYFSVSSATFNFTEDDNISVTQNFCIAPNGTHHDLEITLLPLNPARPGFNAQYQITYKNKGTQTESGSIHLQFDDSVLDFVSASPTLAAQSDSLLTWSFADLQPFESRSINVTLNLNTPQETPPLNGGDEITFLAYINYPQTDETPEDNSSALRQTVVNSYDPNDKTCLQGSQIEVKNIDDYLHYVIRFQNTGSAEAIQVVVKDELADNLDISTFQMVAASHDYRLRLENRTLEVFFENINLPDSTTNEPESHGFVAFKIKAADSVTIGSNLKNTAEIYFDYNFPIVTNTTETAVIELSPLSVDWLYFRGKRAVAENILEWATAAEYASDFFEVQRSADGRSWSVLGKVAAAGKAHSYTFSDAQPLSGLNYYRLRQQNRDGTDDFSQMLAIGGDAADINIFISPNPASDFITLNSSEIIEGVEIYDAAGRLRLAQKGIGNQIDVRSFASGSYFVKAQIQGRNYIHHFTKH, encoded by the coding sequence TTGAATTGTTCTGGAAATGAACTAACGGTTTTAGAAGTATCTGATTTAGTTAATTTAGAATATTTAGATTGTGGTGATAATCAACTGAGTAGTTTAGACATTTCCAATTTAGTCAATTTGCAAACTTTAGATTGTAGTGATAATCAACTGAGTAGTTTAGAAATAAATAATTTAACCAATTTACAATATTTACATTGTTCTTTTAATCAACTGAGTAGTTTAGAAATAAATAATTTAACCAATTTACAATATTTATTTTGTTATGGTAATCAACTAAGTAAGTTAGATGTATCTAATTTAATCAATTTGCAATATTTAATTTGTTCTTTTAATCAACTGACGAGTTTGTTTATAAAAAATGGAATTAATGAAAATGGTGGTAATACAAACCAAGGTTTATATTTTTCAAATAACCCCAATCTCGCTTATATCTGCTGCGATGAAAGCCAATTAGAATATGTAAGAAATAAAGCAACAGCAAACGGATTAAACAACTGTCTAATCAATACTTATTGCTCTTTTGAATTAGGCGGTAACTACAATACCATTTTAGGCAATGTTATTTTTGATGATGAAAATAATGGTTGTGATGAAAATGATGTGCCTTTGAATTATCAAATTATACAAGTTGAAGATGATGCGGAAGGCGGTTATACGGTTTGTGATAATTCGGGAGATTATAAATTTTATTGTAATGCGGGTACATATACATTACAGCCTTTCTTAGAAAATCTTTATTTTTCGGTAAGTTCTGCTACTTTCAACTTTACGGAGGACGATAATATCTCTGTTACTCAAAATTTCTGCATCGCGCCCAACGGCACACACCACGATTTGGAAATTACGCTCCTTCCGCTAAATCCCGCCCGCCCGGGTTTTAATGCTCAATACCAAATTACCTATAAAAACAAAGGCACACAAACCGAAAGCGGCAGTATTCACCTGCAATTTGACGACAGCGTATTGGATTTTGTGTCGGCTTCGCCCACACTTGCCGCCCAAAGCGACAGCCTCCTCACTTGGAGTTTCGCCGACTTGCAGCCTTTTGAAAGCCGCAGTATTAATGTTACACTTAACCTGAACACGCCGCAAGAAACACCGCCTCTGAACGGCGGCGATGAAATTACTTTTTTGGCATACATCAATTATCCGCAAACAGACGAAACGCCCGAAGACAATAGCTCCGCTTTGCGCCAAACAGTCGTCAATTCTTACGACCCCAACGACAAAACTTGCTTGCAAGGCTCACAAATTGAGGTAAAAAACATAGACGATTACCTGCATTACGTCATTCGTTTTCAAAATACGGGCAGTGCGGAAGCCATTCAAGTGGTGGTGAAAGATGAGTTGGCGGATAATTTGGATATTTCCACTTTTCAGATGGTAGCAGCGAGCCACGATTATCGTCTGCGCTTGGAAAACCGCACCTTGGAAGTGTTTTTTGAGAACATCAATCTGCCCGACAGCACCACCAACGAGCCGGAAAGTCACGGATTTGTGGCGTTCAAAATCAAAGCCGCCGACAGTGTGACAATAGGCAGCAACCTGAAAAATACCGCCGAAATTTATTTTGACTACAATTTCCCGATTGTAACGAATACCACCGAAACCGCCGTGATAGAACTGTCACCTTTGTCGGTGGATTGGTTATATTTCAGGGGCAAGCGTGCAGTGGCGGAAAATATTTTGGAGTGGGCAACGGCGGCGGAGTATGCGAGTGATTTTTTTGAGGTACAGCGCAGCGCAGACGGTCGGAGTTGGTCGGTGCTGGGCAAAGTGGCGGCGGCGGGCAAGGCGCATAGCTACACTTTCAGCGATGCGCAGCCTTTGTCGGGCTTGAATTACTATCGTTTGCGGCAACAAAACAGAGATGGCACAGATGATTTTTCGCAGATGTTGGCGATAGGCGGCGATGCGGCGGATATAAACATTTTTATTTCGCCCAATCCGGCAAGTGATTTCATCACGCTCAACAGCAGCGAGATAATAGAGGGCGTAGAAATTTACGATGCGGCGGGACGCTTGCGATTGGCACAAAAAGGCATTGGTAATCAGATAGATGTGCGGAGTTTTGCGAGTGGAAGTTATTTTGTAAAAGCGCAAATTCAGGGAAGAAATTATATCCATCATTTCACAAAACACTAA
- a CDS encoding T9SS type A sorting domain-containing protein, with protein sequence MIFADVGIVRCPQRRLFAVFPNPASDFITLNSSEIIESVEIYDAAGRLRLAQKGIGHQIDVRNFASGSYFVKAQIQGRNYIHHFTKH encoded by the coding sequence ATGATTTTCGCAGATGTTGGTATTGTACGATGCCCACAGCGAAGACTTTTTGCAGTATTTCCCAACCCCGCCAGCGATTTCATCACGCTCAACAGCAGCGAGATAATAGAGAGTGTAGAGATTTATGATGCGGCGGGTCGTTTGCGATTGGCGCAAAAAGGCATTGGTCATCAAATAGATGTGCGGAATTTTGCGAGTGGCAGTTATTTTGTAAAAGCACAAATTCAGGGAAGAAACTATATCCATCACTTTACAAAACACTAA
- a CDS encoding metal ABC transporter permease, whose protein sequence is MSNFFDILVQFFNFSDPNVRFVVLGLILIGICSGMVGSFMVLRRQALVGDVVAHAVLPGICIAFLATGEKNTLALLVGALATGWLAVAAVNIITSRSRIKSDTALGIVLSFFFGGGMMLLTYIQHSGNAAQSGLDRFLFGKAASLLPSDLQLYMVVCALVLLVLLLFFKPFSLIAFDAQYAQTLGLPLRFYNIVLSAASVLTIVAGIQAVGVVLMAALLIIPTVAARYWTDHLPTLVLLSAIVGAVASVLGAFVSYLLPDMPTGPWIVVILTLLLWTSVLIAPKKGWLFKNREKRQYQHKMLTENILKTLYMAGERSNDFSSFQSLESLKNLHSFTQTELQAGLKYLERKKFRITKKQQLAIVAGGYATRQTHCAAAPFVGIVYATLPQIAPRPPARNRRSHRARPHAGIGARVGKIIGISEIRPARQTNSVLKIQKPYVVKSATTRQAAIFFR, encoded by the coding sequence GTGAGCAATTTTTTTGATATACTCGTTCAGTTTTTCAATTTCAGCGACCCCAACGTGCGTTTTGTGGTGCTGGGCTTGATACTGATTGGTATTTGTTCGGGAATGGTGGGGAGTTTTATGGTATTGCGCCGCCAAGCCTTAGTGGGCGATGTGGTGGCACACGCCGTATTGCCGGGTATTTGTATTGCTTTTTTGGCAACGGGCGAGAAAAACACGCTGGCACTGCTGGTGGGTGCTTTGGCTACGGGCTGGTTAGCGGTGGCTGCCGTTAATATTATCACAAGTCGCAGCCGCATCAAAAGCGATACCGCTTTGGGGATAGTGCTGTCGTTTTTTTTTGGGGGCGGAATGATGCTCCTCACCTACATACAGCACAGCGGCAACGCCGCACAAAGCGGATTAGACCGTTTTTTGTTTGGCAAAGCTGCCTCCTTGCTGCCCTCCGACCTGCAATTGTATATGGTGGTGTGCGCTTTGGTGCTGTTAGTGTTATTGTTGTTTTTCAAACCCTTTTCGCTCATTGCTTTTGATGCGCAATATGCACAAACGTTAGGTCTTCCGCTTCGTTTTTATAATATTGTATTGTCGGCGGCAAGCGTACTCACCATTGTGGCGGGCATACAAGCGGTGGGCGTGGTACTGATGGCGGCACTTTTGATAATACCCACCGTAGCGGCGCGTTATTGGACAGACCACCTGCCTACTTTGGTGCTGCTGTCGGCGATAGTGGGGGCGGTGGCGAGTGTTTTGGGTGCTTTTGTGTCGTATTTGCTGCCCGATATGCCCACCGGTCCTTGGATAGTGGTGATATTAACGCTGCTGCTGTGGACTTCGGTGTTGATAGCTCCCAAAAAAGGCTGGTTGTTTAAAAACCGCGAAAAACGGCAGTATCAGCACAAAATGCTCACCGAAAATATCCTCAAAACCCTCTATATGGCAGGCGAGCGCAGCAATGATTTTTCGAGTTTTCAGTCTTTGGAATCGCTCAAAAATTTACATAGTTTCACACAAACCGAACTACAAGCGGGCTTGAAATATTTAGAACGAAAAAAATTCCGTATTACAAAAAAACAACAACTGGCGATTGTCGCAGGAGGGTATGCAACAAGGCAAACGCATTGTGCGGCTGCACCGTTTGTGGGAATTGTATATGCAACGCTACCTCAAATTGCCCCCCGACCACCTGCACGAAACCGCCGAAGCCATCGAGCACGCCCTCACGCCGGAATTGGAGCGCGAGTTGGAAAAATTATTGGAATATCCGAAATACGACCCGCACGACAAACAAATTCCGTATTAAAAATACAAAAACCCTATGTTGTCAAAAGCGCGACAACACGTCAAGCAGCCATTTTTTTTCGGTAA